One Pararhizobium sp. IMCC3301 DNA segment encodes these proteins:
- a CDS encoding threonine-phosphate decarboxylase — MDKSRNADAWLDLSTGINSLAYPLPELNSADWQSLPSARNREGLLETARAYYNVPADTAIGAVPGTEAAINQLPDFLPGPVAIAEPTYSSHRAAWSARGHDVYGHSAGATAVASQHLIIVNPNNPTGELRPAETLLKLAGELSPDCVLIVDEAFMDCTPACSIVPHLRPDLPIIVLKSFGKFFGLAGLRLGFVIGRRDLVEAVSNRFGDWSISGPALRIGKVALEDRAWQAASRIHLKHSMDRLETFLKGPDRILGRTDLFLLYRQTDAVRLHRHLAERQIWTRMFSSQPTWLRFGAPASMSDFSRLAQSLGEFEDFQRDAS, encoded by the coding sequence TTGGACAAATCTCGTAATGCTGATGCATGGCTGGATCTTTCGACCGGCATCAACTCGCTGGCCTATCCCTTGCCAGAACTCAATTCTGCCGACTGGCAGAGCCTCCCATCTGCACGGAACAGAGAAGGGTTGCTGGAAACAGCAAGGGCCTATTACAATGTACCCGCAGACACAGCGATAGGCGCTGTGCCCGGAACCGAGGCGGCGATCAACCAGCTGCCGGATTTTCTGCCGGGTCCGGTCGCTATTGCCGAACCGACCTATTCCAGTCATCGCGCGGCCTGGAGCGCCCGCGGTCATGACGTGTATGGGCACAGCGCTGGTGCCACTGCAGTGGCCAGCCAACATCTGATTATCGTCAATCCCAACAATCCGACGGGCGAACTCAGACCCGCTGAAACATTGCTCAAATTGGCTGGAGAACTCTCGCCGGATTGCGTGTTGATCGTCGATGAGGCCTTTATGGATTGCACCCCGGCGTGCAGCATCGTGCCGCATCTTCGCCCTGACCTGCCGATCATTGTATTGAAATCATTCGGGAAATTTTTCGGCCTTGCTGGTTTGCGACTTGGATTTGTGATTGGCCGGCGCGATCTGGTGGAAGCTGTGTCAAACCGGTTTGGCGACTGGAGCATCAGCGGTCCTGCCCTGCGGATCGGCAAAGTTGCGCTGGAAGATCGGGCATGGCAGGCGGCAAGCCGCATCCACCTGAAACACAGTATGGACCGGCTGGAGACGTTTCTGAAAGGCCCGGACAGGATTCTCGGAAGGACTGATCTGTTTCTGCTGTACCGCCAAACTGACGCTGTCCGGCTGCATCGGCATCTGGCCGAACGACAGATCTGGACGCGGATGTTTTCCTCTCAACCGACATGGTTGCGCTTTGGCGCGCCAGCCAGCATGAGCGATTTCAGCCGTCTTGCCCAAAGTCTTGGAGAGTTTGAGGATTTCCAGCGCGATGCTTCTTGA